The nucleotide sequence AACAAATAGGAACTTTCCTTTTGGAAAGAAAATATTTCAAACGAAAAATTCCGCAGTTCTAAAAATTCTTTCTAAGTTGCGAAAGAAATTTCCAGCTTATGTTTTGGGATTTAGGCTTTGAACTCTTGTACCTGTTTTTGCAAAGAATCGCTTAATTCTTCACATTTTCTGGCCTGGTCTGCTGCTTCTACGGCTTGTGCGGCGATAACTGCGTTTGAGTTTTGGATCCGATCTAAAAAGTTTCGGATCTCGTTCAAACTCGCCTTTTCTGCTTCTGTTGCTTCATGAACATCTTCGGAAATTTTTCCTGCATTGAAGAGTGCCCCTGCTACGGTCACTCGGATTACAGTTTGTTTTTCCAGAAGAGAAAAGAAAGAATCTAGACTTTCTTTAATCGAATCCACATCACCTAAGATCAATGAAATAGTTTTTGTGCCGGATTGAACGATATCCGTGTTCTTAGTCATTTCTTCTTTTCCGTCTCGGATCAGTTTGGAAATTTCCTTGATGGTGATCGCAGTTTGGTCTGCTAATTTTGAGATCTCGTCAGCGACCACTGCGAATCCTCTTCCATGTTCACCTGCTCTTGCCGCTTCTATGGATGCATTTAATGCGAGAAGGTTCACTTTATCCGCAATATCAGTGATCGTTCCTAATTTTGCAGTAGTGCTGGAAGAGCTGGATTCAATTCTTTTTATAGATTTTTCGATCGCCATCAGGCTTTCTTCCGATTCTCTCGCATGTTTCCATGCTGTTTCGAATAAGGCTTTGGTGGAAACAAGCCCCGCTTCCATATCCTGAAAGCTGATTTCCAGGTTTTGAAAAGAATTTTCCAAGGTTCCGGTAGCATCTAACTGTTTTTTTGCAGAGTCGGATACTTCCGAGATCGCGTTAGCGATCTGGTTCATACTTACATTAATTTCTTCCAAACTATTCGCTTGGTCGGTCGTTCTGTCCGCTACGGTTGCCGAATTTTGGACCAGTCCTTCTAAAATTCCGTTTACGGATTCAGATTTTTCTCTAACTTCTCCCTGGATCGAAAGATTATACTTTCTTACTTCTTCCAGTTCCGCTAGATTGATCGCTTGGTTTAAAAATTCTTTTTTGAAAGTTGCGGAGAAGTAGATCAATATTCCGGTCTCGAAAATTACAAAAATTGCATGCAATAGGACGATATCCCACCCGTTCCCGTAGTTGAAAATGATGATAGGTGTTTCGGAAATTTTGTATCCGATACTTTGGCAGAAAGAGAACAACCCATGGTGGACCGCAATATATAATGCACCTGGAAGAAGTGTTTTCCAATCTCGGTAGTAAAGAAGAAACGCCAAAGCAACGAATACATGAAAATGCATTTCTATTCTTCCGAATTGGGACTGGATCAGTATTCCGGACCAGGCCATGATGAGCACTGCGTTCAAAATTCTCAGGATATATTGGCCTCTTAAGAAGAAAAAGCCAATGCTTGCAAGTGTCGCTATAGTGATGGAAGAATTTAAGACAAATTTCCAGGTCCCGTATTCTAAAGATAATAAGAGTGCAAAAGGAATATGGGCCATAAGAAGAAAGTAGAAAAACCGATCTACCTTCTTGGTTTCTTCCCTAAATTTTAATCTGGCTATTTCTTCTATACTTTGTTTGTGCTGAGGCGGATTCATATATTTTCCCCGGAAGGGTTTTTATTTTTAGGTCCGATTTTCGGACTCTATTGCTTTCGGATCCGATCTTTCGAATGATCCTGTTTTTATTTTCGTATATTATGAATCGCTTAAATATTTAGGGGTGTTTGTTCTTTTTTATCGCTTATGAATTTTATAAGTTCTTTTGGATTTTGATCCCAATGTTTATCAAATTCGAAAATTAATCCTTTGATCCTTCCTTCAGAATTAACCCAAAGAACCGAATCCGGATGATCTATATCTCCACTTTTATCGGAGGAAAACGCCATAATCCCGAAAAGCCTGGC is from Leptospira selangorensis and encodes:
- a CDS encoding methyl-accepting chemotaxis protein, producing the protein MNPPQHKQSIEEIARLKFREETKKVDRFFYFLLMAHIPFALLLSLEYGTWKFVLNSSITIATLASIGFFFLRGQYILRILNAVLIMAWSGILIQSQFGRIEMHFHVFVALAFLLYYRDWKTLLPGALYIAVHHGLFSFCQSIGYKISETPIIIFNYGNGWDIVLLHAIFVIFETGILIYFSATFKKEFLNQAINLAELEEVRKYNLSIQGEVREKSESVNGILEGLVQNSATVADRTTDQANSLEEINVSMNQIANAISEVSDSAKKQLDATGTLENSFQNLEISFQDMEAGLVSTKALFETAWKHARESEESLMAIEKSIKRIESSSSSTTAKLGTITDIADKVNLLALNASIEAARAGEHGRGFAVVADEISKLADQTAITIKEISKLIRDGKEEMTKNTDIVQSGTKTISLILGDVDSIKESLDSFFSLLEKQTVIRVTVAGALFNAGKISEDVHEATEAEKASLNEIRNFLDRIQNSNAVIAAQAVEAADQARKCEELSDSLQKQVQEFKA